A single region of the Xiphias gladius isolate SHS-SW01 ecotype Sanya breed wild chromosome 17, ASM1685928v1, whole genome shotgun sequence genome encodes:
- the c17h5orf15 gene encoding keratinocyte-associated transmembrane protein 2, producing MATFRKMGRSRGNIFALSLVIFLQLLTSGCMSAPANMTAPNIDNQKGSVFQNPTPVNKKTSDKELLLPEQNVTDPKNPAIPAGNDSTTETEAPKDNITTVIETKMPKENGDIHQVFIIATSAGKLQKETSKNRDGNTVEANPDSVEATDEPVVSEVIPASTPEAATTSVKAPEPAKPVTEEPEPPGSESKPSKEQSPSIVQDAESDLLQTTEKAAPPHIDLDGYPDDNEKDEDDDDATNNAAYDDDIENIENTDGADSEYDGNDDFKDQTLSKQQPDRMEVTHYKEADSYNTEDEDSHFFFHLVILAFLVAIIYITYHNKRKIFLLAQSRRWKDSLCSRNSVEYHRLDQNVNEAMPSLKMTRDYIF from the exons ATGGCGACATTCAGGAAGATGGGGCGAAGCAGGGGAAAtatttttgctctttctctgGTTATTTTCCTCCAGCTGTTAACCAGCGGCTGCATGTCAGCTCCAGCAAATATGACAG CCCCAAACATAGATAATCAGAAGGGATCTGTGTTTCAAAATCCTACCCCTGTGAACAAGAAAACAAGTGACAAAGAGCTTTTGCTGCCTGAGCAGAATGTAACAGATCCCAAGAACCCTGCAATACCTGCTGGCAATGATtccacaacagaaacagaggctCCTAAAGACAACATCACAACAGTCATTGAAACAAAAATGCCTAAAGAGAATGGGGACATACATCAAGTCTTCATCATTGCTACCTCTGCTGGTAAACTGCAGAAAGAAACTTCCAAGAATAGGGACGGAAACACAGTTGAAGCTAACCCAGACAGCGTTGAGGCAACAGATGAACCTGTTGTTTCTGAAGTTATTCCAGCCTCTACTCCAGAAGCTGCTACCACCTCTGTCAAAGCCCCTGAACCAGCCAAACCTGTAACGGAAGAGCCAGAACCACCTGGCTCTGAGTCTAAACCCTCCAAGGAACAGAGCCCGTCCATAGTGCAGGACGCTGAATCAGACCTGCTGCAGACCACTGAAAAAGCAGCACCACCTCACATTGATTTGGATGGTTACCCAGATGACAACGAAAAAGACGAAGATGATGACGATGCTACCAACAACGCTGCCTATGATGACGACATAGAAAACATTGAGAACACTGACGGCGCGGACAGTGAATATGACGGCAATGACGATTTCAAAGACCAGACTTTGAGCAAGCAGCAGCCAGACAGGATGGAGGTGACCCATTACAAGGAAGCAGATAGCTACAACACAGAGGATGAGGACTCCCACTTCTTCTTTCATCTGGTCATCTTGGCTTTCCTGGTGGCCATCATCTACATCACCTATCACAACAAGAGGAAG aTCTTCCTCCTGGCTCAGAGTCGGCGCTGGAAGGACAGTCTTTGTTCCCGCAACAGTGTGGAGTATCACCGCCTGGACCAGAATGTCAACGAAGCTATGCCGTCCCTCAAGATGACCCGAGACTACATTTTTTGA